A single region of the Salarchaeum japonicum genome encodes:
- a CDS encoding DUF7520 family protein produces MREETSGRRVIQVMYVVTIAVIGVFGYLVGIAIQPRLEELGVTSVGVGPLMLPMSPVNLAVIGMVLVGAGLTVAFGLVAVVSRYAD; encoded by the coding sequence GTGCGCGAAGAAACGTCCGGTCGGCGGGTGATTCAGGTGATGTACGTCGTGACTATCGCGGTCATCGGCGTGTTCGGCTACCTCGTCGGTATCGCGATTCAGCCTCGGTTGGAGGAACTCGGTGTCACGTCTGTCGGCGTGGGGCCGTTGATGTTGCCGATGTCCCCCGTGAACCTCGCCGTCATCGGGATGGTGCTCGTGGGCGCGGGGTTGACGGTGGCGTTCGGTCTGGTGGCGGTCGTCTCCCGGTACGCGGATTAG
- a CDS encoding cytochrome c oxidase subunit 3: MTADESGGHGFLPAVRDFPRGYGEASWWPFIGAIGASGLYLGAMLYVFAHGENDLMGSTTPGLAVFGVSAVLFVIGLFGWMYHAFAYKFWENESHNEGKSLRWGMVLFLSTDIATFGSGFAYYFFIRSGAWGEGTLPHGGIFGSLVVANTLLLILSSFTFHWAEKRLAKDDHRGFVAGLAVTLLLGIVFLGGQVYEYYEFIVHEGFTLSEGIFGSAFFGLTGLHGLHVTLGALLIAIVLFRAVRGQFSSERHAAVTTVSWYWHFVDAVWIFLVLALYVGGQLGTGLGVSL, encoded by the coding sequence ATGACCGCAGACGAGTCAGGTGGACACGGCTTCCTGCCAGCCGTCCGCGACTTCCCGCGCGGGTACGGCGAAGCGAGCTGGTGGCCGTTCATCGGCGCTATCGGCGCGAGCGGCCTCTACCTCGGCGCGATGCTGTACGTGTTCGCGCACGGGGAGAACGACCTCATGGGCAGCACCACGCCGGGACTCGCCGTGTTCGGCGTCTCCGCCGTCCTGTTCGTAATCGGCCTGTTCGGCTGGATGTACCACGCGTTCGCCTACAAGTTCTGGGAGAACGAATCGCACAACGAGGGCAAGAGCCTGCGCTGGGGGATGGTGCTGTTCCTCTCCACGGACATCGCCACCTTCGGCTCCGGGTTCGCGTACTACTTCTTCATCCGCTCGGGCGCGTGGGGCGAGGGAACGCTCCCGCACGGCGGCATCTTCGGGTCGCTCGTCGTCGCGAACACCCTCCTCCTCATCCTCTCCAGTTTCACCTTCCACTGGGCGGAAAAACGCCTCGCGAAGGACGACCACCGCGGGTTCGTCGCCGGCCTCGCCGTCACACTCCTCCTCGGCATCGTCTTCCTCGGCGGCCAGGTGTACGAGTACTACGAGTTCATCGTCCACGAGGGCTTCACGCTCAGCGAGGGCATCTTCGGTAGCGCGTTCTTCGGCCTCACCGGCCTGCACGGCCTCCACGTGACGCTCGGCGCGCTCCTCATCGCCATCGTCCTCTTCCGCGCCGTCCGCGGCCAGTTCTCCAGCGAACGCCACGCCGCCGTCACCACCGTCTCCTGGTACTGGCACTTCGTCGACGCCGTCTGGATCTTCCTCGTGCTCGCGCTCTACGTCGGCGGCCAGCTCGGCACCGGCCTCGGCGTCAGCCTCTAA
- a CDS encoding DUF7410 domain-containing protein has product MTDTHVPDDADAASCPHCERAFPTETIRDLHVGRSHHDAMNDAERDAYEDAYRADADDLRLFQYKALGALVLVYFFFLMTYAVVA; this is encoded by the coding sequence ATGACCGACACACACGTCCCCGACGACGCCGACGCCGCGTCCTGTCCGCACTGCGAGCGCGCGTTCCCGACGGAGACGATTCGCGACCTGCACGTCGGCCGCAGCCACCACGACGCGATGAACGACGCGGAACGCGACGCGTACGAGGACGCGTACCGCGCGGACGCGGACGACCTCCGGCTGTTCCAGTACAAGGCGCTCGGCGCGCTCGTGCTCGTCTACTTCTTCTTCCTCATGACGTACGCCGTCGTCGCGTAA
- a CDS encoding haloacid dehalogenase type II, producing the protein MDALCFDMYGTLCDTSSVTAALRRELDASAAHAANIDATWRRRQLEYAQQRSQMNDYATFHAVTGDALDYALARHNETPSAATRDRILDAYDALDPFPDALGALDALRDEFELAVLSNGNPEMLDTLAATTGIDERVSHILSADAVSTFKPTPAVYEHAANELDRPIEDCWLVSSNAWDVAGASNAGMNAAWVNRENDPEERVGGRATVEVESLAALPDAL; encoded by the coding sequence ATGGACGCGCTCTGCTTCGACATGTACGGCACGCTCTGCGACACGTCCAGCGTCACGGCCGCGCTCCGCCGCGAACTCGACGCGAGCGCCGCGCACGCGGCGAACATCGACGCGACGTGGCGACGCCGACAGCTCGAATACGCCCAGCAACGCTCCCAGATGAACGACTACGCGACCTTTCACGCGGTCACCGGGGACGCCCTGGACTACGCGCTCGCCCGCCACAACGAAACCCCGAGCGCGGCGACCCGCGACCGCATCCTCGACGCCTACGACGCCCTCGACCCGTTCCCCGACGCGCTCGGCGCGCTCGACGCCCTCCGAGACGAGTTCGAACTCGCCGTCCTCTCCAACGGCAACCCCGAGATGCTCGACACGCTCGCCGCCACCACCGGCATCGACGAACGCGTCTCCCACATTCTGAGCGCGGACGCCGTCTCCACCTTCAAACCCACGCCCGCGGTGTACGAACACGCCGCGAACGAACTCGACAGACCCATCGAGGACTGCTGGCTCGTCTCCTCGAACGCCTGGGACGTCGCCGGCGCGTCGAACGCCGGCATGAACGCCGCGTGGGTGAACCGGGAGAACGACCCCGAAGAACGAGTCGGCGGGCGCGCGACCGTCGAAGTCGAATCGCTCGCCGCGCTCCCCGACGCGCTCTAA
- a CDS encoding GNAT family N-acetyltransferase, producing MDVRAAAEADADGIRTVARASLDASYADALGDDAIAGLLDEWYDPARLADRIDAESVFYVVAAVDGEVVGFAEVELDEPNESAAEIQWLHVHPDRRGEGVGVALLERAEERALERGANRVEGVVLAANDAGNEFYRSHGYERIGTHTVEVGGESFDEHAYGKRRDADGPGDFLEAHDLDGDTVYVALDERERGSAAPFYVAYTDRERENRYGYYCSNCGSFDTVMDSMERVECGDCENSRKPSRWDSAYL from the coding sequence ATGGATGTTCGTGCTGCGGCCGAGGCCGACGCGGACGGGATTCGAACAGTCGCGCGGGCGTCCCTCGACGCGTCCTACGCCGACGCGCTCGGAGATGACGCCATCGCGGGCTTGCTGGACGAGTGGTACGACCCGGCCAGGCTCGCAGACCGCATCGACGCTGAGAGCGTGTTCTACGTCGTCGCGGCGGTGGACGGCGAGGTCGTCGGGTTCGCGGAGGTCGAACTGGACGAGCCGAACGAGTCCGCCGCCGAAATCCAGTGGCTCCACGTCCACCCCGACCGTCGCGGCGAGGGCGTCGGCGTGGCGTTGCTCGAACGCGCGGAGGAACGCGCGCTCGAACGCGGCGCGAACCGCGTCGAGGGCGTCGTGCTCGCCGCGAACGACGCGGGCAACGAGTTCTACCGGTCGCACGGCTACGAGCGCATCGGCACGCACACGGTCGAGGTCGGCGGGGAGTCGTTCGACGAGCACGCGTACGGGAAGCGCCGGGACGCCGACGGCCCCGGGGACTTCCTCGAAGCACACGACCTCGACGGCGACACCGTGTACGTCGCGCTCGACGAACGCGAGCGCGGGAGCGCCGCCCCGTTCTACGTCGCGTACACCGACCGGGAGCGCGAGAACAGGTACGGCTACTACTGTTCGAACTGCGGGAGCTTCGACACCGTGATGGACTCGATGGAGCGCGTGGAGTGCGGGGACTGCGAGAACAGTCGGAAGCCGAGCCGCTGGGATTCTGCGTACCTTTAG
- a CDS encoding DUF7541 family protein yields the protein MEEQPGLSDQYRRSSPWPVFIALGFALSELGILFGGVLVPVAVGGVVLLEASVIGILRESEYASSLWAPAIGVGALFALAGGALLYWGLRIRAATVLGAGVIAVLAGIGFWLGETGRF from the coding sequence ATGGAAGAACAACCCGGACTGAGCGACCAGTACCGGCGGTCGAGTCCGTGGCCGGTGTTCATCGCGCTCGGGTTCGCGCTCTCCGAACTCGGCATCCTATTCGGCGGCGTTCTCGTCCCCGTCGCCGTCGGCGGAGTCGTGCTCCTCGAAGCCAGCGTCATCGGCATCCTCCGGGAGTCCGAGTACGCGTCCTCGCTCTGGGCGCCCGCCATCGGCGTCGGCGCGCTGTTCGCGCTCGCCGGCGGCGCGCTCCTCTACTGGGGACTGCGCATCCGCGCTGCCACCGTGCTCGGCGCGGGCGTCATCGCGGTTCTCGCGGGTATCGGGTTCTGGCTCGGGGAAACCGGACGGTTCTGA
- a CDS encoding cbb3-type cytochrome c oxidase subunit I: protein MELTPQLVLTVLMGVLLVAVAGWLTRLEDWRSYSPVGGGAHGEGTAHGHAEKPGGITRWLTTVDHKDIGILYLTYSIITLLWGGVTVMLMRFELITPEMDFLNTVGGLLGGIGGATLYNGLLTSHGLTMLFLFAAPMIFAFGNYVIPLLVDADDMAFPRVNAIAFWILPFATFLIWAGYFLKPIGIDVIPAPTSWTMYPPITGKAAAEGSLYMPNPGVDLMLLGLHLSGISTTMGAINFIATIVAERDVAWKDLDIFSWTILTQGGIILFAFPLLGAAIIMLLLDRNFGTTFFTVEGGGTILWQNLFWFFGHPEVYILVLPPMGVLSLLIPKFSGRKLFGFKFVVYSTLAIGVLSFGVWAHHMFTTGMDPRLRASFMAVSLAIAIPSAVKTFNWITTMWNGKLRLTAPMMFCIGALQNFIIGGVTGVFLAAIPFDLLMHDTYYVVGHFHFIVFGMIGFALFAAAYYYFPLLTGRLYNKKLAQWHFWLSIIGGNITFIAMLILGYGGMPRRYATFDLSIVAGNQEALQSLFVSGHGIATLGAVIMAVGQVIWLWNMVQSFRSGKRVEDGDPWNLKETGQFTPEWAWFEQKLQTKLADGGEEDAEADAAQSAD, encoded by the coding sequence ATGGAACTCACCCCGCAACTGGTGCTCACCGTGTTGATGGGGGTGCTCCTCGTGGCCGTGGCCGGCTGGCTCACGCGTCTCGAGGATTGGCGCTCCTACTCCCCCGTCGGCGGCGGCGCGCACGGCGAGGGAACCGCACACGGTCACGCGGAGAAACCGGGCGGCATCACCCGGTGGCTGACGACGGTCGACCACAAGGACATCGGTATTCTCTACCTCACGTACAGCATCATCACCCTGCTCTGGGGTGGTGTGACGGTGATGCTGATGCGGTTCGAACTCATCACGCCCGAGATGGACTTCCTGAACACCGTCGGCGGACTGCTCGGCGGTATCGGGGGGGCGACGCTCTACAACGGCCTCCTGACCTCGCACGGGCTCACGATGCTGTTCCTGTTCGCGGCCCCGATGATTTTCGCGTTCGGGAACTACGTCATCCCCCTTCTCGTTGACGCGGACGACATGGCGTTCCCGCGCGTGAACGCCATCGCGTTCTGGATTCTGCCCTTCGCGACCTTCCTCATCTGGGCGGGCTACTTCCTGAAGCCCATCGGCATCGACGTCATCCCGGCTCCGACGAGCTGGACGATGTACCCGCCGATCACGGGGAAGGCGGCGGCCGAAGGGTCGCTCTACATGCCGAACCCCGGCGTCGACCTGATGTTGCTCGGTCTCCACCTCTCCGGTATCTCGACGACGATGGGCGCGATTAACTTCATCGCGACAATCGTCGCCGAGCGGGACGTCGCGTGGAAAGACCTCGACATCTTCAGTTGGACGATTCTCACGCAGGGCGGCATCATCCTGTTCGCGTTCCCGCTCCTCGGCGCGGCGATCATCATGCTCCTGCTCGACCGGAACTTCGGCACGACCTTCTTCACGGTCGAGGGCGGCGGAACGATACTGTGGCAGAACCTCTTCTGGTTCTTCGGCCACCCAGAGGTGTACATCCTCGTGCTGCCGCCGATGGGCGTGCTCAGCCTCCTCATTCCGAAGTTCTCGGGTCGGAAGCTGTTCGGGTTCAAGTTCGTCGTCTACTCGACGCTCGCCATCGGCGTCCTCTCCTTCGGCGTGTGGGCCCACCACATGTTCACGACGGGGATGGATCCGCGGCTCCGCGCGAGCTTCATGGCCGTCTCGTTGGCTATCGCGATACCGAGCGCGGTGAAGACGTTCAACTGGATTACGACGATGTGGAACGGGAAGCTCCGGCTGACCGCGCCGATGATGTTCTGTATCGGCGCGCTCCAGAACTTCATCATCGGCGGCGTGACCGGCGTGTTCCTCGCCGCCATCCCGTTCGACCTCCTGATGCACGACACCTACTACGTGGTCGGCCACTTCCACTTCATCGTGTTCGGGATGATCGGGTTCGCGCTGTTCGCCGCGGCCTACTACTACTTCCCGCTCCTGACGGGCCGGCTGTACAACAAGAAGCTCGCGCAGTGGCACTTCTGGCTCTCCATCATCGGCGGGAACATCACGTTCATCGCCATGCTCATCCTCGGGTACGGCGGAATGCCGCGCCGGTACGCGACGTTCGACCTCTCCATCGTCGCGGGCAACCAAGAGGCGCTCCAGAGCCTCTTCGTCAGCGGACACGGCATCGCGACGCTCGGCGCGGTCATCATGGCCGTCGGCCAGGTCATCTGGCTGTGGAACATGGTGCAGTCCTTCCGCAGCGGGAAGCGCGTGGAGGACGGCGACCCGTGGAACCTGAAGGAGACGGGCCAGTTCACGCCCGAGTGGGCGTGGTTCGAGCAGAAACTCCAGACGAAACTCGCTGACGGCGGCGAAGAAGACGCGGAGGCGGACGCGGCGCAGTCCGCCGACTGA
- the coxB gene encoding cytochrome c oxidase subunit II: MRGKRLVSLTVAGLGLLALAVAPAAAAPSNSLDAINGVSNVLLAAALPITILVEAALFYTVWKFRKSDEAKPTKENRRLEITWTAATAVVLLFVGLAAYGGLAAPGVTTTGDTVNDTMAQEDPVVVDVIAYQWGWRFEYPVGNETVTVNGTEQTLTNFTVNSQMVLPDDRTVVLRLHSEDVLHAVHVPDLGLKQDVMPSRVNVMQTTLDDAERDQPYVLYCAEFCGAAHSQMLGSVQVVSDSEYQQFLAENGATNTTADA, from the coding sequence ATGAGAGGAAAGCGGTTGGTGTCCCTGACGGTGGCGGGGCTCGGGTTGCTCGCGCTCGCGGTCGCGCCCGCGGCGGCAGCCCCCTCGAACTCCCTCGACGCGATCAACGGCGTGAGCAACGTCCTGCTCGCGGCCGCGCTCCCGATTACGATCCTCGTCGAGGCCGCGCTCTTCTACACCGTCTGGAAGTTCCGGAAGTCGGACGAAGCGAAACCCACGAAGGAGAACCGCCGACTCGAAATCACGTGGACGGCCGCGACCGCGGTCGTCCTCCTGTTCGTCGGTCTCGCCGCGTACGGCGGTCTCGCCGCGCCCGGCGTCACCACGACGGGCGACACGGTGAACGACACGATGGCCCAGGAAGACCCGGTCGTCGTGGACGTCATCGCCTACCAGTGGGGCTGGCGGTTCGAGTACCCGGTCGGTAACGAGACGGTGACCGTCAACGGCACCGAACAGACCCTCACGAACTTCACGGTGAACAGCCAGATGGTGCTACCCGACGACCGCACCGTCGTCCTCCGCCTGCACAGCGAGGACGTCCTGCACGCGGTGCACGTGCCCGATCTCGGCCTGAAGCAGGACGTGATGCCGTCGCGCGTGAACGTCATGCAGACCACGCTCGACGACGCGGAGCGCGACCAGCCGTACGTGCTCTACTGCGCCGAGTTCTGCGGCGCGGCGCACTCCCAGATGCTCGGGTCGGTGCAGGTCGTCAGCGACTCCGAGTACCAGCAGTTCCTCGCGGAGAACGGCGCGACGAACACCACCGCCGACGCGTAA
- the cyoE gene encoding heme o synthase yields MSLTPSDARVRFTRLLVAATMGVYALVVVGATTAITDAARSCTTWPACGGQWLQVSSLELAIVWGHRLTAVLVAVLVLATLAFAWRNDEPRRVQAAVAAAALLYPVQIGIGAFAAVTGTPATVSALHLVVGLGIFAGLVLALAWTLEAQTADLPSCESEPREGDADPDPAITVSGPVATAYAYFRLMKPRLMWLLCLVAGAGMALAAGPGLSIETVFWTFLGGVLSIGASGTFNHVLERDIDEKMNRTNDRPTVTDEVPVRNAVAWGVFLAAASVWAFLHLNLLAAGLGVAAILFYSVVYTLVLKPNTVQNTVIGGLAGALPALIGWAAVTNELGVPALALAGVIFLWTPAHFYNLALAYKDDYARGGFPMMPVVRGDAPTRKHIVYYLGATLMAAAVLAWVSRLGFLFAATSLGLGALFLWMVVRLHRERDRSAAMRAFHASNAYLGAVLVAVAADALLVI; encoded by the coding sequence GTGTCCCTAACTCCGTCGGACGCGCGCGTTCGGTTCACGCGGCTGCTCGTCGCCGCGACGATGGGCGTGTACGCGCTCGTCGTCGTCGGCGCGACGACGGCCATCACGGACGCCGCGCGGTCGTGCACGACGTGGCCGGCGTGCGGCGGCCAGTGGCTCCAGGTGTCCTCGCTCGAACTCGCCATCGTCTGGGGACACCGGCTGACCGCCGTTCTGGTCGCCGTGCTCGTGCTCGCGACGCTCGCGTTCGCGTGGCGCAACGACGAACCGCGGCGCGTCCAGGCCGCCGTCGCCGCGGCCGCCCTCCTCTACCCCGTCCAGATAGGTATCGGCGCGTTCGCCGCCGTCACGGGGACGCCCGCGACCGTCTCCGCCCTCCACCTCGTCGTCGGCCTCGGTATCTTCGCCGGGCTCGTGCTCGCGCTCGCGTGGACGCTCGAAGCCCAGACCGCCGACCTCCCCTCCTGTGAGTCCGAACCCCGCGAGGGCGACGCCGACCCCGACCCCGCGATTACGGTGTCCGGGCCCGTCGCGACCGCGTACGCCTACTTCCGGCTGATGAAACCTCGGCTGATGTGGTTGCTGTGTCTCGTCGCCGGCGCGGGGATGGCGCTCGCCGCCGGGCCCGGCCTCAGCATCGAGACCGTGTTCTGGACGTTCCTCGGCGGCGTGCTCTCCATCGGCGCGAGCGGGACGTTCAACCACGTGCTCGAACGCGACATCGACGAGAAGATGAACCGCACGAACGACCGCCCGACCGTCACCGACGAGGTGCCCGTGCGGAACGCCGTCGCGTGGGGGGTCTTCCTCGCCGCCGCGTCGGTGTGGGCGTTCCTCCACCTCAACCTCCTCGCCGCCGGCCTCGGCGTCGCCGCCATCCTCTTCTACTCGGTCGTGTACACGCTCGTCCTCAAGCCGAACACGGTGCAGAACACCGTCATCGGCGGTCTCGCGGGCGCGCTCCCCGCGCTCATCGGGTGGGCGGCGGTGACGAACGAACTCGGCGTCCCCGCGCTCGCGCTCGCCGGCGTCATCTTCCTCTGGACGCCCGCGCACTTCTACAACCTCGCGCTCGCCTACAAGGACGACTACGCCCGCGGCGGGTTCCCGATGATGCCCGTCGTGCGCGGCGACGCCCCCACCCGCAAGCACATCGTCTACTACCTCGGCGCGACCCTGATGGCCGCCGCCGTGCTCGCGTGGGTGTCCCGCCTCGGCTTCCTGTTCGCCGCGACCAGCCTCGGCCTCGGCGCGCTCTTCCTCTGGATGGTCGTCCGCCTCCACCGCGAGCGCGACCGCTCCGCCGCGATGCGGGCGTTTCACGCGTCGAACGCCTACCTCGGCGCGGTGCTCGTCGCCGTCGCCGCGGACGCCCTCCTCGTCATCTAA
- a CDS encoding ABC transporter ATP-binding protein, which yields MEPVVAADDVSKSYDGTRALDGVSLAVPGGEVFALIGPNGAGKTTLVRCLTGTATPDAGSVSLLGESPRESGRERLGLLPQSFDPPDRLTPRELVAYYAGLYEDARDPADALREVGVEPDTDTWYGDLSGGEQRRTAVACALVNDPDVLFVDEPTTGVDPAGRRDLWSVFEDLADAGTTIFLTTHYMAEAERLADTVGLLADGRLVAEGDPAGLVAEYGGESRVVVETDADPGAFAESEFAPRATENALVFEGVPATDIGGVVAAFESRGLAFGAVEWRDPDLEDVYLALADDASPADAGDAEVVR from the coding sequence ATGGAACCGGTCGTCGCCGCGGACGACGTGTCGAAGTCGTACGACGGGACGCGCGCGCTCGACGGCGTCTCCCTCGCCGTTCCCGGGGGCGAGGTGTTCGCGCTCATCGGCCCGAACGGCGCGGGGAAGACGACGCTCGTCCGGTGTCTCACCGGCACCGCCACGCCCGACGCCGGGTCGGTGTCGCTGCTCGGCGAGTCGCCACGCGAGTCGGGCCGCGAACGCCTCGGCCTGCTCCCGCAGTCCTTCGACCCGCCCGACCGCCTCACGCCCAGGGAACTCGTCGCGTACTACGCCGGTCTCTACGAGGACGCCCGCGACCCCGCGGACGCCCTCCGCGAGGTCGGCGTCGAGCCGGATACCGACACCTGGTACGGCGACCTCTCCGGGGGCGAGCAGCGCCGCACCGCCGTCGCGTGCGCGCTCGTGAACGACCCCGACGTGCTGTTCGTGGACGAACCGACCACGGGCGTCGACCCCGCCGGCCGCCGCGACCTCTGGAGCGTCTTCGAAGACCTCGCGGACGCCGGCACCACCATCTTCCTCACGACCCACTACATGGCGGAGGCGGAGCGCCTCGCTGACACCGTCGGCCTGCTCGCGGACGGCCGCCTCGTCGCGGAGGGCGACCCCGCGGGCCTCGTCGCCGAGTACGGCGGCGAGAGCCGGGTCGTCGTCGAAACCGACGCCGACCCCGGCGCGTTCGCCGAGAGCGAGTTCGCGCCGCGAGCGACCGAGAACGCCCTCGTCTTCGAGGGCGTGCCCGCGACGGACATCGGCGGCGTCGTCGCGGCGTTCGAGTCCCGAGGTCTCGCGTTCGGCGCGGTGGAGTGGCGCGACCCCGACCTCGAAGACGTCTACCTCGCGCTCGCCGACGACGCCAGTCCCGCGGATGCGGGCGACGCGGAGGTGGTTCGGTGA
- a CDS encoding DUF6684 family protein, which produces MTANLFDKDVLLDLTVNIIPLAIIAFFTAMFVVFNPWADEGLFGLVLQYTLMVLPFIALAVLTYAAAKRIED; this is translated from the coding sequence ATGACCGCCAACCTGTTCGACAAGGACGTCCTCCTCGACCTGACGGTCAACATCATCCCGCTCGCCATCATCGCGTTCTTCACCGCGATGTTCGTCGTGTTCAACCCCTGGGCCGACGAGGGCCTGTTCGGGCTTGTTCTCCAGTACACGCTGATGGTGTTGCCGTTCATCGCGCTCGCCGTCCTGACGTACGCCGCCGCGAAACGCATCGAAGACTAA
- a CDS encoding SDR family oxidoreductase, whose amino-acid sequence MRVLVAGAHGQVGRHVVKLLANHPTHEAVGLVRKPAYADDIAEWGGTPVRGDVTNRESLDDALADADAVVFAAGSSGEDVWGVDRDGAVACVDAAEAAGVERFVMLSAMNADRPAESPEELREYLRAKAEADDYLRDSELTYTVVRPGALTDDPGTGRVRVGDDLDRTAATIPREDTAATLVEAITVPETHGETFELLTGDTPVEAALRGLDD is encoded by the coding sequence ATGCGTGTACTCGTCGCCGGCGCACACGGACAGGTCGGACGACACGTCGTGAAACTGCTCGCGAACCACCCGACGCACGAGGCAGTGGGCCTCGTCAGGAAACCCGCGTACGCGGACGACATCGCGGAGTGGGGCGGCACGCCGGTTCGGGGTGACGTGACGAACCGGGAGAGCCTCGACGACGCGCTCGCGGACGCGGACGCCGTCGTGTTCGCCGCGGGGTCGAGCGGCGAAGACGTGTGGGGCGTCGACCGCGACGGCGCGGTGGCGTGCGTGGACGCGGCGGAAGCGGCGGGCGTCGAGCGGTTCGTGATGCTGTCCGCGATGAACGCCGACCGGCCCGCGGAGAGCCCCGAGGAACTCCGCGAGTACTTGCGGGCGAAGGCGGAGGCCGACGACTACCTCCGGGACAGCGAACTCACGTACACGGTCGTGCGCCCGGGCGCGCTCACGGACGACCCCGGAACGGGACGGGTGCGCGTGGGCGACGACCTCGACCGGACGGCGGCGACGATTCCGCGCGAGGACACCGCCGCGACGCTCGTGGAAGCCATCACCGTCCCCGAGACGCACGGCGAGACGTTCGAACTCCTCACGGGCGACACGCCCGTCGAGGCGGCGCTCCGCGGACTCGACGACTAA